Below is a genomic region from Hydrogenobacter hydrogenophilus.
GATAAACCAGTGGTCGGAGGCTTATACAAAACCTCTCGAAGAGGATATAGATATAGTGCCTTTGGAAAACCCTCTAAAAGCCAAAGTGGGTGAGAAGATCACCCTGGGTGTGTACTACAGGGGAAAACCTTTAAAAAATGCAGTGGTGGCATACGACGAACATCCCATAGGGACTACTGATGAAAACGGAAAGATAAACATAAGGATAAAACATTCTGGACTTCAGATGATAAGCACTTCTATAAGAGAAAAGGCTGATGGCGTAAAAGCTGACTATGTAGTAAAGACTGCTAACCTGTCCTTTGAGGTCAAGTAATGTGGTTCCTTACACTGCTAATCTCTTTCTGCTTTGCTCATGACCTTCAGCACAGCCTTTCAAAGGAAGGAGAGTGTGTTGTGCTTAGTTTTTACTTTCCTGACGGCACAAAGTTCTCTTACGAGAAGTATGAAGTTTACAGGGAAGGGGAAAAACTTCCTTTTCAAGTAGGCAGAACGGATGCCTTAGGCAGAGTGGTATTCTGTCCTGATAGAAAAGGTAATTGGACAGTCAAAACCGCTTCAGAAGATGGACACGGTGCACTTGTTGAAGTAAAAGTGGAGGATACACGAATACAAGCAATGGGTTCGCTGTTTGAAAGATATCAAAAGGTTTTCGTAGGTGGTGGTATCATTCTTGGCCTCTTTGGCATCTTAGAACTTTACATAAGGAGGGTATCATGGCTAAGAAAATTCTTTTGACCGCTTTTCTTTATAGCACTCTCTCCTTTGCTCATCACGGTGTTGCTGCATTAGGTGCTGCCGGTCTTGAAGGTCCTGGTGCACCCTTAGAGACATCAAGCTCCGCAACCCTGCCCGAGGGTAGTTGGCTCTTTTACATAAAGCTTGACCATGTGAAGTGGAAAAAGTACTCCTTTCAGGAGTTCCCAGACCAGAAAGATACTTATGACTTTTTCCTGTACGGTATAGGCTACGGACTAAAACCTTGGCTCTCTGTTTATCTTTTTACTCCTTATTATGTAAAGACTGAACTCAAGTCTATAAACAACGACCCCGCAATGGGACAGTACTCTTACACCAATTCTGGGTTTGCAGACATTTCTTTAATGGCTGTGTTGGGTTTTAAGTACGATAGAGGTTTTAAGCTCGTTCCTAAGAATGAAAGTCTTGATGACCTTATGGACTGGCACTTTACCGTGTACGGAGGTGTATCTGTACCTACTGGAAACCCTAACAAGTACGACCGCTCAAGGGACCCAAGAGGTGAGTTCGCAGCGGATATGGCTACTGGCTTTGGAAAACCCGCGTTTACCGTTGGTTTTACCTCTACCAAGCAGTTGGTTAGCTTTCCAAAACTAACTTTCGTTTTTGATACCAATTACATAAAGTTCCTTGAGCATACTTATAACTTTAGGGATACTCCAGACTCACCAAAAAAGAAGTACAAGTTTGGTGATGAGTTCAGACTTAACACCGCATTAGCCTACAGGCTCTATACGAATATGGAAAAGAAGTTCCGTGCGGACGCTCTTTTGGAGGCTAACTTTCAGTACAATCAGAGGGACAAAGAAGACGGTGTAAAACTTGAAGGTTCAGGTGGCAAGATACTTTACGGAGTTGTTGGTACAAGGCTTTACTACAAGAGCATATCCTTAGGTGCGGGCATCAAAATTCCCGTTTGGAAAAAGCTTAACGAAGAGAGTCAGCAACAAGGAGGAGAAGGTAAAGAGCGCTACAGGTTGATAATTACAATATCTGCGCTATTTTGAAGGAGGAGGCTATGCACATACCTGATGGGTTTGTAGCACCGCAAGTTTATGTACCCGCTTATTTTTTGGATGGGATTTTTCTGATTTACGCTTTTAGAAGGTTCAAAAAAGTCATGGAAGAGCGAATGATACCTTACATAGCTTCCTTGTCCCTTTTCTCCTTTATCCTCATGTCTATAGCTGTGCCACTTCCAGGTGGTACTTCCGTTCATGGTTTAGGAATAGCAAGCCTATCTTTACTTTTGGGTCCATGGATAGCCTTTGTATGCGTATCTCTTATACTTTTTTTAGAGGCGGTAATATTTGGGGAAGGTGGTATAACTACTTTTCCTATAAATTCTATAGCTATGGGTTTTTTAGGGAGTTTTTTCGCCTTTTATACATACACTATAGTAAAAAAATTTTTAAGCGACAAGGTTTCCCTTTTTCTTGCCGGATTTTTCTCCACTTTAGTATCGGCATTCTTCATAGCCCTCCTGCTTGGAATACACCCTTACATATTTAAAGATGCCTCTGGCAAGCCCCTTTATTTTCCCTACGGCTTCTCTATAGTTATGCCAGCATTACTTTTACCACACCTTATAGTTGGTACAGGAGAGGGTTTGCTTACCTATCTTGTAGTAAGACTTCTAAGGGGGCGTATAAGTCATGAAAGATAAGATCTTACTTTCTGTTTACTTATCTCTTTTAATTTCAGTGTCCCTGGTACATTCCTATGAGTGGCTACTGGGTATTCTCTCTCTTCTTTGTATAACTGTTTTTATTCTACCTTTGAAAAAAAAGGAGAAGATTAAGATCCTTAAAAGGTCTTTTTCTTCCGTATTCTTCTTTGGTGTTCTTGTTTCAGTACCTTATACCATCGTCGGTTTTTTCACAGGAGAAAATAGGCTTGATTACCTGCTCACCATAAATGCCCGTGCATTAGATCTCACTTTACTAACATTTGTGTTTTTAGCAGTAATGAATCCATTCAAAGCTCTTGATTTTTCAAAGAATTTAAGCCTGCTTTTGGTCATTACTTCCAGCCATGCCTTGGTGTACAGTAAAGTGCTTAAAGACTTTAAAGATGCCTTTAAAAGTAGGAGCACCGAAGGTAGAATAAGAGGTGAAGACTTTAAACATTACCTTACAAGGTTAGTGGTTTATTTCTTTGACAAATCAAAGGAAACCTCTGAAGACATTTATATAGCTATGAAATCAAGAGGATTCTATTATGATTGAGCTTAAAGATGTATGCTATTCTTACGAAGGTGAGGTAGTCCTCAAAAACATAAGTATTAATGTAAAAGAAGGTGAAAAGGTAGTACTTTTAGGGATAAATGGTTCTGGAAAAACTACATTACTCAAAGTTATAAACGCTTTGATATTTCCGCAGAAAGGGTTTTATTTTTACTGTGGTGTAAAAATTGACAAGAGCAAAATGAAAGATAGAGATTTTGTCAAAAGTTTCAGAAAAGATGTAGTACTGCTGTTCCAAAATCCTGATGTGATGCTGTTTAATCCAACTGTTTACGATGAAC
It encodes:
- a CDS encoding ABC transporter permease; the protein is MKDKILLSVYLSLLISVSLVHSYEWLLGILSLLCITVFILPLKKKEKIKILKRSFSSVFFFGVLVSVPYTIVGFFTGENRLDYLLTINARALDLTLLTFVFLAVMNPFKALDFSKNLSLLLVITSSHALVYSKVLKDFKDAFKSRSTEGRIRGEDFKHYLTRLVVYFFDKSKETSEDIYIAMKSRGFYYD
- a CDS encoding energy-coupling factor ABC transporter permease — its product is MHIPDGFVAPQVYVPAYFLDGIFLIYAFRRFKKVMEERMIPYIASLSLFSFILMSIAVPLPGGTSVHGLGIASLSLLLGPWIAFVCVSLILFLEAVIFGEGGITTFPINSIAMGFLGSFFAFYTYTIVKKFLSDKVSLFLAGFFSTLVSAFFIALLLGIHPYIFKDASGKPLYFPYGFSIVMPALLLPHLIVGTGEGLLTYLVVRLLRGRISHER
- a CDS encoding transporter, whose product is MAKKILLTAFLYSTLSFAHHGVAALGAAGLEGPGAPLETSSSATLPEGSWLFYIKLDHVKWKKYSFQEFPDQKDTYDFFLYGIGYGLKPWLSVYLFTPYYVKTELKSINNDPAMGQYSYTNSGFADISLMAVLGFKYDRGFKLVPKNESLDDLMDWHFTVYGGVSVPTGNPNKYDRSRDPRGEFAADMATGFGKPAFTVGFTSTKQLVSFPKLTFVFDTNYIKFLEHTYNFRDTPDSPKKKYKFGDEFRLNTALAYRLYTNMEKKFRADALLEANFQYNQRDKEDGVKLEGSGGKILYGVVGTRLYYKSISLGAGIKIPVWKKLNEESQQQGGEGKERYRLIITISALF